One part of the Terriglobales bacterium genome encodes these proteins:
- a CDS encoding farnesyl diphosphate synthase, protein MADEALERLLPPAAQHPPSIHQAMRHSVFAGGKRLRPILVMEAARMITGSLPAGVADLGAALEMIHTYSLIHDDLPALDNDDLRRGRPTCHKAFGEATAILAGDALQTYAYEVLANLKCSAEARVKIIAETAHATGTIEGMIGGQVMDLEAEHKHPDAQTLEYIHRSKTGALITACLVNGGYYANGTTDDIERLRCFGRKAGLAFQIADDILDVTQTSEQLGKTAGKDVKADKATYPSLYGLDKAKQMADELVKAGCDALNPYGERAATLKEIAYYLVQRKK, encoded by the coding sequence ATGGCCGATGAGGCGCTTGAACGCCTTTTACCACCTGCCGCACAGCATCCGCCTTCCATTCACCAGGCCATGCGCCATTCCGTGTTTGCCGGAGGCAAGCGTCTCCGTCCAATCCTCGTGATGGAAGCCGCCCGCATGATCACTGGCTCGCTCCCAGCCGGCGTTGCCGACCTCGGCGCGGCGCTGGAAATGATCCACACGTATTCCCTGATCCACGACGACCTTCCCGCCCTCGATAACGACGACCTCCGCCGTGGACGCCCCACCTGCCACAAGGCTTTCGGAGAGGCGACAGCCATCCTCGCCGGCGACGCGTTACAGACCTATGCGTATGAAGTGCTGGCGAACCTGAAGTGTTCTGCCGAGGCACGCGTGAAGATCATCGCCGAGACCGCACACGCCACCGGCACGATCGAAGGCATGATCGGTGGACAGGTCATGGATCTCGAGGCCGAGCACAAGCATCCGGACGCGCAGACCCTGGAATATATCCATCGTTCGAAGACCGGGGCGCTTATTACCGCCTGCCTCGTCAATGGCGGCTATTACGCAAATGGCACCACCGATGACATCGAACGGCTTCGCTGCTTCGGGCGCAAAGCCGGATTGGCCTTCCAGATCGCCGACGACATCCTCGACGTCACGCAAACATCCGAACAGTTGGGCAAAACAGCCGGAAAAGACGTGAAGGCCGACAAGGCTACGTATCCTTCGCTTTACGGCCTGGACAAAGCCAAGCAGATGGCGGACGAACTAGTGAAAGCCGGATGTGACGCGCTGAACCCTTACGGAGAGCGTGCTGCGACGTTGAAGGAGATTGCTTACTACCTGGTCCAGAGAAAGAAGTAG
- the bshB1 gene encoding bacillithiol biosynthesis deacetylase BshB1 translates to MGIDILAIAAHRDDVEQTCGGTLLNAAQRGQRTAILDLTRGEMGTRGTAEDRAREAADAAHILQVSWRGALDIPDTRVENTHENRLKVARVIRMLQPKVVILPYWEARHPDHKNASPLGYEACFLAGLKKLDLTGITPESLSVTIGSAELASETPYRPFKILYASLYADTRPSFVVDITEQFEIRLKSLMAYKSQYGQQQTGANLFVPEQEIRQRMETMARFYGLLAGVEYAEPFVQKEVGLIEDVTAIPVQSI, encoded by the coding sequence ATGGGAATCGACATCCTCGCCATTGCCGCGCATCGCGACGACGTTGAACAGACCTGTGGCGGCACGTTGCTCAATGCCGCCCAACGCGGACAGCGCACAGCCATCCTCGATCTCACCCGCGGAGAAATGGGCACCCGCGGTACTGCCGAAGACCGTGCTCGCGAAGCCGCTGACGCCGCGCACATTCTTCAGGTCTCCTGGCGAGGTGCCCTCGATATCCCCGACACCCGTGTCGAGAACACGCACGAGAACCGGCTTAAAGTGGCTCGTGTAATCCGCATGCTCCAGCCGAAGGTGGTGATCCTCCCCTATTGGGAAGCGCGTCACCCGGACCACAAGAACGCTTCGCCTCTCGGCTACGAGGCCTGCTTCCTCGCCGGATTAAAAAAACTCGATCTCACCGGAATCACGCCCGAATCACTCAGCGTCACAATCGGAAGCGCAGAACTCGCGAGCGAGACACCTTATCGTCCGTTCAAGATTTTGTATGCCTCTCTTTACGCGGACACGCGCCCCTCGTTTGTCGTCGACATCACCGAGCAGTTCGAGATCCGCTTAAAGTCCTTGATGGCCTACAAGTCGCAATACGGCCAGCAACAGACCGGCGCCAACCTCTTCGTACCGGAACAGGAAATCCGCCAGCGCATGGAAACCATGGCCCGCTTTTACGGATTGCTCGCAGGTGTGGAATACGCCGAGCCGTTCGTTCAGAAGGAAGTGGGCCTTATCGAAGACGTAACGGCCATCCCCGTTCAGTCGATCTAG
- the pepE gene encoding dipeptidase PepE — MNKRLLLISSSRVHGGGYLDHAENEIRDLFAGVQRVLFVPYALKDQDGYASVVRAKFEATGYGLDSIHTAADPKQAVNSAQGIFIGGGNTFRLLNTLYKLDLISAIRARVEAGMPYMGSSAGSNVAGLSIKTTNDMPIVQPPSFEAIGLLKIQINPHYLDADPNSTHMGETREQRLKEYLEENDVPVVAIREPAMLRVENDRVQLKGAKGARIFRRGMEPYELEPGSLVEF, encoded by the coding sequence ATGAATAAGCGACTTCTGCTCATAAGCAGTTCCCGCGTGCATGGCGGCGGATACCTTGACCATGCTGAGAATGAAATCCGTGATTTGTTTGCCGGGGTTCAACGTGTGTTGTTTGTTCCGTACGCGTTGAAGGATCAGGATGGATACGCGTCGGTGGTGCGTGCAAAGTTTGAGGCGACGGGATATGGGCTGGATTCGATTCATACGGCGGCCGATCCCAAGCAGGCGGTGAATTCGGCGCAGGGAATCTTCATCGGCGGCGGGAATACTTTTCGGCTGCTGAATACTCTTTACAAGCTGGACTTGATCTCGGCGATTCGCGCACGCGTAGAAGCGGGCATGCCGTACATGGGATCGAGTGCGGGGTCGAATGTTGCCGGGTTGAGCATCAAGACGACGAACGACATGCCAATTGTGCAGCCACCGTCCTTCGAGGCGATTGGACTGCTCAAAATCCAGATCAATCCGCACTATCTGGATGCCGATCCGAACTCCACGCACATGGGCGAGACGCGCGAGCAGCGTTTAAAGGAATACCTGGAAGAGAATGACGTGCCCGTGGTAGCGATCCGCGAGCCGGCCATGTTGCGAGTTGAAAATGATCGCGTGCAATTGAAGGGAGCGAAGGGCGCGAGAATCTTCCGGCGCGGCATGGAGCCGTATGAACTGGAACCGGGAAGCCTGGTGGAGTTCTAG